Within the Balaenoptera acutorostrata chromosome 10, mBalAcu1.1, whole genome shotgun sequence genome, the region TAAAGCTATGACAATATCTATAGTTTTTTGTGGATCTGATCCTGttgtctatttgttttgttttgtttcttgctgGCTTTCACTCATGGTACCTCATTTGTGATTTGAGATTTATgactataaatttatttttcttgggttGTTATCTATATAAGTCCTTTGAAACCCAAGATGAGTTCTGATCTTCCACAGTGAATTTGCATGTTTTTGCCAAGCATAGGGAGGTAATACCACTTGAAGATtcctttaaattaaattataggcTTGAGCTCTTTTGAATTACCTAGGTTACATGATTTGGGGCTGCAAACCATGTAAAGTATTGTGGTTACAAGTTATTTGTCAAGAGGTACTTCCCCCATCTTCCCTTCCTCAAGAGTTActtctcccatcctcccttcccctgCACTGAGTTTAGAGACAGGCAATTTTGCTTGCATTTCCTTAGAGGAGGGGcgggtttgtttttggttttgttttttaatatttatttggctgcgccgggtcttagttgcagcacgcgggatcttcattgcggcatgcaggatcttttagttgtggcatgcagaatctttagttgcggcacttgggatctagttccctgaccaggggtggaacctggGCTCCCTGTATTGGGAGTGTGGAATCTTAGCCACTgtaccagcagggaagtcccggggTGGGTTTGGTTTTAGTTTACACTCTCCCTGAACGTTTCAGATTTATGTGAAGGTCTACTACCAGAGTCCTCACCTGGGTTGGTCTGACTGAGGTTGTGCTACCTGAAGCTTAAATGCACTGGTTGGGCAAAAGTTGGCTTGAGTACTCTTACCTCCTGAGGTTCCTACCTTAACTTAGTCTTTACTTTTAGCATTCCTTACTGTCCTGCTGAATcaatgatacttttttttaaaatttatttatttattatttatttttggctgtgttgggtcttcgtttctgtgcgagggctttctctagttgcggcaagcgggggccactcctcatcgcggggcgcgggcctttcactaaaTGATacttttaagaagattttttagtacaccatttttagtttttcaacatATTTTAAGACACCTAGCCCATTATAGAGCCAGAAATTTAAGTCCTCATTGGATTGTTCTGAGAAATAAATGATGGTGTATTTAAAGGCACAGCACAGTGTTTGGTGCATAATAAGCATGCAACAATAAAGGACAAAGGAAGAGCATAAATATATAGATGCCAAGTGTATTTTGAGATTTTAATAGTAGCACGTTGCAGTGATTTTCTCCTTACTTGTCATATAGCATttggaagagacaaagaagtggGGAGGGAGAATCTTCCCAAAGATGAAGGAGACCTGGAGGACATGTGTAGGTCAAAGATGGCTTTCTGTCTACCTAGTTTGTATGATTTCAAGCTACAAACCCAAATGAAGAATGTTATGCAATTACAAATTCTCAAGGGAGGTTTTTACTCCCCTCCACTCAGTGTCAAGTTAGGAGACAGACATTTGTCTCAGTCGTCAATGTGCAAGGTGGGCAATACAATTTCATTCTAGTTTAACCACTGAAACTTTAACCCTTTTAGGTCTCAGCTTTCTTTAGAGTCTCCTATTAGACTCCACCCCTAATGCAGGTCCTAGACTTTGTCTCCTGTACCCTAAGTGCTAAGAAGCTGTGAGAAGGTAAGCTTAAATTCACCAGATACGGCAAATGCCCTCAGTGTGACAGCTGGTTCAGAGCTCTCCTTCAGCCTCCCTGAGTCTCTGCCTTCTCTTGGTTGTTGATCTAAATATTACCTACTATCTACCCAGCTGATTGATATagttacaaagatttttttcaatattttatccaGTAATTTTTGTTGCTTTCATTAAGAGGGGTGGTTAATGCATCTTGTCCACTATTTTGCCAGAAAAGTAGAAGTTCTCAAAAGATTGTTTTGAGATTACAGATTTCAAAATTGTTAAATGATAGTGGCTTTAAAGTTACGTAGTACAATGCTTAGCacttagtaagcactcagtaacaAAGGGAAAAAGGAGGGGAAAGAATGCTCAAACAGATAAACAGGAAGCAAGTCATCTTGCTACCACAAACAGTATGAGCTGTGTTTTTTAAGGCTGTAATAATATCATCCTTCTTCCTACTGGTCACACTGCGtcatgaggaaataaaaaaagaattccaaagcGAAAGGGCACAGGTTATTACTTGTGCATTAGGAGAGCAAAGAGAAATTGTTGTACAGTTGGTTACTGTGACTTCCTAAGAGGTTCTGAACTATGGTTAAGCTTAGGGAGAATCTTTACTTGAGCTCAGGTCCAAATCTGATGAGGCTGCAGGTCTCCAGAAACACTCTCTGTTTTTCTGGCTGCCCTGTTGGTCAAACCCTCTATGATCTCTATCTTTTCTCTGGCTCTTTTCTTGACCTTGCTCATGACCATCTCCATGGCCAATTCCCTGATGACCTTTTGGAAGCCCATCTTGACCCACTTTATGGCCACTGCCTTCTCCTCCATGATCCCCTTCTTCTGTGATATTTCCTTTTCCAGAGTGCCCTGCATTATCTAGTCTATGTCCATACTCCCCCTTCCTCTATGTCTTCCTTGGCAGCCTCTTCTGTGATCCActtcatggctcttgtcatggCCTCCTCCATGTCCATGACTCCTGCCAGGATTCATGCCATAACCACCCCCTTGGCTGTGGCTTAATTCATGGCGCACTCCATGGCCTACCCTGTGTCCAGAGCCATACGCTCCTCCATGAACCAGTTCATTTTCTAGGCTATAGAACATTCCAGAGCCCAGTCCTGAGTCCAGGTCCAGACCAAGGCCAATTCTGTGGTCATGGAGGTTATAAATGCCTTTGTTTATCAGGGGAAAAGAAAAGTcattctaaaagagaaaaaaaatatattattagagTTAAATCCTTTTCTTTCAGATCATTAAAACTTGGATTgtcaaaaatcacaaaatttcACTTTTCGTTCattctttgtgtgtgtctctcttcctctcatttatttatttattcacttctcTGAGAAAACAGCCTTCCTGATTATTGCACTTGCATATTCTCTATGTGAATGCTACGATCATTGCTCTGTACCTTGGCAAATCCGCATCCTGTACCTAGAGTAGAGTCTCCCAGAAATAGGGAGTCTTTCATTGAGTTAATCAGCCAAGAAAGTTGCGCGTCTATGAGGAAAGGTAAAAACAAGAAACTTATGAAAGTTCATAAAATAGAAGTCAGAATAGTAGTTACCCTTGGCTGGGCAGGTATTGACAGGGAGGGGACACCAGAAACTACTCAGATGATAGGAATGTTCAATATTTTGAATGGGATGGTGGTTATTCGGGtgtgtacacatttttaaattaatcaagcTGTACACTTGAGATCCGTGTACTTCTTATAAGTtatacttcaaattttttttaaaaataaattactgtttttaaaattttatttatttatttatttatttatttatagctgtgttgggtcttcgtttctgtgcgagggctttctctagttatggcaaatgggggccactcttcatcgcggtgggcgagcctctcattatcgcggcctctcttgttgtggagcacaggctccagacgcgcaggctcagtaattgtggctcacgggcctagttgctccgcggcatgtgggatcttcccagaccagggcttgaacctgtgtcccctgcataggcaggaggattctcaaccactgcgccaccagggaagcccctcaaattttttttttaagataaaggaAGCCCCATTAAGAACTAAAGGTTGGAGAACCAGCTTTAAACACTGTGGCTAAGAGAACAGGCTCTCCTGTGGAGCAGACTTGGGTTAGAGCCCCAGTTCTGTCACCACCTCGCCCTGTGATCTTCAGCAAGCTACTTCAGTCTCTGACTCCAGTGTCCTagcctgtaaaatgggataataagaGTACATGCCCCAGAGGTGGTTAAGCAGAGTTAAGGAGAAACAATGCTCTCTTGCACTTTTAGTTCTGGACCTCGCACCTAGTAAACAGTTAATAAAAtgctagttattattattacatgttTATCTTAAACAATTAGAGGATTGTTCATAGCTGGTGAGTCACATTTTGTTCTTGCCATAGGGAAGGATCAGAGGATCTGAAATAAGAAACACAAATAAGTTGATTATAAATTATGCCAGCCGTTTGTGGCTGGTGTGTGaatttttcattgatttattgTGCATTTACTCGGGCTCATCCTACACATGCTGAAGACCACTTCAGGAATACATACTGCCAAAATGGGaaagtataaatatatgttttaaaagtagAACAAGAAAGATATATTAGAATAGGAGATTAAGACCAGGATGCAGAATAGAATGCAGAAATGAAGTCTGCTGCTGGCATGTGGCTGtcacccctcccctgtccccagagAACTGCGGGGGACTTTAGGCCTTGAAACAGGTGAGCTCTCACAGCATCAGAAGCCTCGCCTACACAAGGGCAGGAGTTTCTGGGGCTTCTGTCCTTGCTAAGGGTATTTTCTTGTTATCCTCCCTTAGTGTGTAGTCGAGTATTTTGAAATGGCCAGCCTATCTGAGCTGTGCTAAGAGGTACCTACAAAAGTGAATTTCTTTTCACTTGGGTAAAATCataaaaagaggggaaaagagcCCTGCACTCTCACCCCAGGAAGTAGCATGTGGTAATATCTATGACCGTGAAAAATCTGTTGGGGGCCTGAATGATCATCACTTTCTAGAGATCCTTTTTCTGGTGCTATATAGTTCCAGCTATTTTATAAAAGATATGCTTTCCCTTATCCTTGCCTCTATCCACACCACATAGACCCATACACTTACCTCTCTCTTGGGTCCCcacttcacatttttctttttttttctacttcttgcTATATAAtctatcatttatattttctgttttgctcCCTCTTGTGGTCTTTGTATTATGCTATGTGAGAAAGTAAAAATCAGACTGAGAAAGTAACAATCTACCCTGCTGTTCACCAGGCTGGGATAACAATGTGGATCAAACCAGATGCAAAGATTACTGGAAAGAATATTTTTCCCAAGGACACGCTGCAGCTGTAAAACATCAAAACAGCCCCCTTCTTTGAGTGACTTACTCACTTTCAATGATTTTGTCAGTGAAAAATTTAGTTCtctaaaataatagaatatagcAAATTTGCTGCCTGAAATTATATCAGTAAGAAGGAAATATCCCATTCTTGTCTGGAGAATCTAAGTTACTTTGGCACAGAGAAGCAGCCTGGATTTCCTACCCAGAAGCAGATGAGTTTCTGAATAACATTCCACATCTCTTGTAACTTTGTACTTTCCAAGGAAACCAGGTCCACTTCACAGTCTAGAGCTGCTGTGGATCCTTGTACACACAGCCCTGCTTTGTTTTGAGCTTATTAAAACTCTGCTTCATTTAACTTTCACCCAAACTCCACGCTTCCCTCAATACTGTAATGACGCTTTTCCTTAGTTGGTAAGAAGCTCCTTAGTCCCTCTAGTGTACAGTCTCCTTTGGTGCAACAAGCCGATACATCTGACTTTGTGAGACTACAACTTTTCTCCTGCAACTCTTATGTTGATTGGGTTAGCATACGTGTGACTCGCCACACACTGACTGCTTTCTCGTTCTGAATATCTTGCGGGTCCCATTCCCATTATTCTATTCCCACTCATGATCCATCTTCTAGGTGGGTTCCCCCCATCTCCATGTACAGTAACTCACCAGGCAAAACTCAGTCTACTAACAGTCCAACACCAGCCATGACTGCAGCCCAAGAGATGGGGATGATGCCTCAGAGCCGCAAATATCCACTTGGTTTAATCACATGTGCTGGTGTGTGGCTCACGCTAACTGTGCTTGTGCCCATGGAGACTGGGCTTGTTTTATGGGAGATGGTGCTGGTTCCAGGAGTGGTGGTTGGCTCATGGGTAGATCCTGTCCTGGTGGTCCTAGTACCTGGCACTGATGTGTTGGATGATGTGCCAATAATGGATGTGCCCAGGCCAGAGGTGTTTGGGGCTCTCCCAGGGACAGTATTCCTGGTGGCAGGGGACGTGGAGTCCATTCCAGGAGCTGTGGAGACAGAGATGGGTGTAGTTGGTTTGGTTCCAGTGATCCTAGTGTCTAGGAAACAGGTCACACGATATGATGCATTGGTAGTGGAGATAATTAACAGGGAGGCAGGTGTCCTTAGAGCAGAGGGGTTGATATAACACATCTCTGGTGCTGGTGGTTTGAGGAGAGGTGTTGTGGTGGGACGAGAGATGGTAGAAAGTGATTCACCTGAGGCCATGGTCCCCAGAATAAAGGTGAGTGTCTTACAGAAGAGGAGGTAGAATACGTGCATAGATGGTGCTGCTGATGGTGGAAGCAGAAGATTGAGGAAATGTGGCCATGACCCATGTGGATGTGGGAGATCTATTCAATTACGGAAGTGGTCACCCACAGAGAAGAGGGTGGGTTGGGATGAAAGGAATAGGGTCTGATAGTCTTGTGATGTAGTCACTGGGTATAAGGATGGTGCTGGAAGAAGAGATGATAGAATAAGATTTTTCCGTGGATGAGGCAGTGCTCATGGCTTGGAGCAGAGGTGACATAAGGGAACACAATCGTGGTGATCAACAAAGTCGAGCTGAGTGTGCTCGGAACAGATGACCCACGTGAAAAGGCTGGCGACCCCAGGGatggaggcggggtgggggcgggggactCAGACAAGGTGGGAGGACAGGAGAGGCAGTAGAGGTGGTGGTGTTGGCAGCAATGGTTGTGTTTAGATGAGACGTGGCTACACTGATACAAGAACAGTGTCCGTCACTGGAATAGCAGAGGGTGGCTCAGAACAAAGTGGGTAGAATCAGTTCCAGTACGAGTGCTGATGGCAAGCGCAGAGGTGGTTTTATTCAGAGCAAGTGCCAGAGagcaagtgaaaaaagaaaatagtttggtCTTGGACTAGAGCAAggattggcaaacttttcctgtaaggggccagatggtaaattttTAAGCTGTTTGGTCACAGTCTCTGTTACAGTTACGCAAAGTAGCTGGAAAGCAGCTATAGATGTAAACAAATaggtgtgactgtgttccaacAGCACTTTATTTGGAAAGACAGATAACAGGCCAGAGCTGTCTTGTGAAGTATCGTTTGCATCCCCTGGACCAGGGGTCAGTATGTTGAGGCCACAGTAGTTTCAGAGGCCTTGGCGGGCACAGACTCCACAGTGGTTCCTGAGGCTGTGGTAGAAGCTATGGTGAGTGGTCTCAAAGCCTGTGGTGGTTTCATTGGTGGAGACTGTGGTGGGCACAGATGTCATCATGGAGGCTGAGGTGCTATCAGAGGCTGTGGTGGTCTCAGCGGGCATTGTGGTAGCTGTGGAGGGCACAGAGCTGCAGCTGTCACAGAGATTTTAGTGGAAACTGTTGTGGTATCAGAGGCTGTGCTGGCAGCTGTCCTGGTCTCAGAGTTGGTGGTGGAGGCCATGGTGGTCTCAGAAGATGTTGTCGTGGTCCTAGAGCCAGTGGTGGACGCCGTGGTGGACACGGATGCTATTGCTGAGGACGGGTAGTCCCAGACACTTTGGTGGAGGTCTCGGTGGATTCAGAGATCAAAGTAGAGGGTGTTGTGGGCACAGATGTTACCGTGGAGGTTGTGGCGCTCTCAGAGACTGTGGCTGAGTCCAGGACGGGGGACTCGCCCAAAACTCCGCCCCCCCATCAGAGTGGCttcagggtgggaggagggcatcGGCCGGGGCCCAGGCGGGCCGCTCCTCGGGGGGAGGTGGGGACCTGGTGGGATCCTCAGATGAGCCTACTGTCGCCCTCTGCCAGAGTCTGCTCTGTTAGGGAGTGAGATTCGGGAGCCACAGGTCAAGTGGAGCCTCCAGGGAAGGAGGGCCGTGGACTGGGGAACCCAGAGCCCGCGCTGCCCTGCCCCGGGCCGCCCTGCTCAGGCTCTCCCTCTGCTCTCGCACCTGGAGCCTGCTCTAGCCCTAGGGATCTTGGGTGCTCGCTGCCAAGGCGTGCTCTCTCTTCCCCGGGAAGGAGGCCGGGAGCATTCCCTGCCTTGCCACTCACTCATTAAGTAATTTTTCCTAATGAGAGCCCAGCTGCAGAGCTTGTTAAAGGATTTCCCCTTAGATATCAAAGTGATCATTAGCCTGGGAGAGAGAAGTGGGAAGGGAGACATTCAGGGCCGTGCCCTGGGGCCCATGGCACCCACTGTCCCTGTTTGCTTTGGGGAGATGTAGaacctcccccactcccccagacACACGCTCTTTGACCCCCCAATGCTCCATATTGGTGCCTTGGCAGGGAGGCATTGGTCGAGTTggatgttttgctttattttgttttggttttttaattagGGTCCAGGCTGGGGAAATTCATGGTTAGAGGCTGGGGTTAGGGGGTATCTGCTTTCCTCCCAGAGTGAGTGACTCTCCTGTCATGGCAGCTGCCACATGCTGAGTCACCATCTACCCAGAGACTAAAAACCGGGCAGCTTCCTCCTTTTTCCTATGGCACTCCAGCCCTCTTCCAGAACCCAGGTGTCCCTCTCTGCCTCAAGGCTCTCTCCAGGGACCTAAGTCTGGGGTCCCTCTGGCACCTGACTTGCCTCCTTTCTGGCACTCACGCTACAATTCTGCCCTTAGCAGAGCAGATCTCCAGGTGAAGATTCAGAGAGCCCCTCAGGCCTCAgggccctcccagcccagggctgggtcctggcagATAATCCACTGACATGAGTGTACGGATTAGGATTACTGTCCATGATGGGCTTCCAGCTTCCTGCAAATGGGGATGCCAAAAGTGGCAAAAAGCTGCTCGTGGCCCTGCTGTTTGATTCTGGATAGAGTCAAGGTTGGAAGGCCTGTGTGGCAAACTAGAGTGCCTTTCTGGTCAGCAGAGATGCTGATGCTATCCTCTTCCAGTAAGAGTGAGACCCAAGGCTACATGGATGATGGGCGGCGGTTTGGTTGGGACTGACATTTGGGCACGGAATGGTTTTGGAGCAGGGCTGCTCTCCTAACATGAGTATGGAGCATGGCAGATGTGCATAAATATTGGGCTTAATTCATTAGAGTCTTGTTTTATTCTGTGCAGTACTGCCTTGTGATAACTCTTactgaattatttaattttaattttcctgtatTTGTGTCCCAGATGAGAACTATGTCTTATACTTCTTTGTAATCCTCAACAGAATGTATAATAGGTGCTTAGAAATACTTGCTTATTAATTAACCCATTTTCTCCTCATTTTGTCACCATGCAAATGAGCCAAGCATGAACTCAGGCTGGCTCTTCTGGAAATCCAGGAATGAGCCATTTTAGGAACTGTGGAAATTCAGCCTCCTCTTCCTCGACCCTCCGAAGAATTCCTGTCTTCCAGCCACTCCTGCTCAAGGTCATCTGTAAGGTCACAGCCAGAGCCAGGAACACCAGTCAGGACTTTCTCCCAACTGATAGTCCAGTAATTATGATGccttactttataaatattttacactttattGTAAAAAGACCAATAGATAGAAAGAAGTTATCTGTCATCAGCTAACTCTCCCTTACTCCCTCTGCCCAATCAGTAATAGGTGAAAGGGCTTTAATAAATTGGAGAGAAAATCCAGAAAACATACACAGATGAAATGTCTGCAAGGAGAAAAATCAGAATCTGGGGTGAAGGTGTGGAGAGAATAGGGGCAGTAGAGAAGATGGATGACTCCTACAGAAAAAAGCCAAGACTTTGGGGCTTTGCggggagagaggaaaataaatgatGAGTGGGGAACACCGTCAAggaaggtctggggtggggatcCATGGATGAGACTGCAGGCCAAACAAAAATCCCTCCCTGTGTGCCCACACACAACCCAGCAAGCCAAACCAACAGGATGCCCACTGCAGACATTTAGGAAAACTAAGGGattcaggagggagagagaagagccaTCTGGGTGACAGATATTTATGatcttttctggaatttttctgaGAATGGAGAGGGTGGAGAAGGAAATCCTCTTTTCTTCTCAGATcccattttttcattaaaaaaaaaaaagtcaagggcCCTGGGAACTCAGAGACAAGCCTGTTTACACACAAACTCTAAGTAATAGTAGATGGAAATAATATAGGTTGGTCCTGAAACCCAGAAGCTCTGTCTTTCGACTCCCTCTGCCCATAACCCTGACTTACAGTCAGTCTGGAGCATTGCCTTCTAAGGCTCCCGAACTTCCCTTCACTGTGCTGTCCCTCCCAAAACTCAGAGTCCTATATTGATCCCCACCCCGTACATCCATCAGACACCTTTTCATTTTCAGATCATCATCTTCTATCGAGAACACTTGCCTGTATTATTCGTTCTTTCTTTTCTATACCCCAAACTCATATCCTTTTTGCTTATCACTTCACCCCTTGACCAGTTTCAATAACACAGCAGTTGAAGGGTTGATGTGTTAACCGTCAGTACTTTGCCCTTCCTGGAGTCCAGGAAATAGGAATTGTGGGTCTCATTTTCCATCCAGGAAAGGGGTAGGGCATGGAAGAGCTGGGCATGGGCGATTTCTGAAAGATCATCATGGGGAAGAGATCTGGGCCATGCCGAGAGTCTGTTGCTCCATCAGGTGGACTGGGTAGGAATTGGGGCCCCCATTATCCTCTGGGTCATTGTTCTCAGTGTTCTGGATCAGTGCACGGCGTGTTCGTGCCAAATAGGAGACCTGTGattgggaagagaaaggaggaatgAGTACCATCTGCCATGCCATTTACTTTCCTCGACACCCATATCTCAGGTCCTTTGATTCTATTCTCCCTGACCCTGGACGTTGGCTTGCTCCCTTCCCAAGATTCCGTTCAAACCCTAATCCTTATTCCAGCCCCAGATCCGGTACATTGAGTTCCAGACTTCATCTCCAGTTCCCTCCTCTgtcttattttccttattctaATATCCCCCATTCTCACACCCCAGACTCTATCTCCAACTCCAAAATTTTCCCTACTTTACACCCTTTTTTTCTCAGCCACTGCTTTCTTCCCAATTCCACTATTCATGTTGCATgcatctattttctttctccatagtTTCCACCACCACAATCCCTCTATTACCATCCTCCACACTATGCCTCTTTTCCTAGACTTATTAGTCCCTCCAGTTCTGATCCATAACATCTCTTCAACTCCTTATCCCATGGGTTCACTCCCCTGGGCATCACTCTCCCTTACCAAGAAGATCAGGCCAAGGAACACCAGGAGGAGAATCACGATCAACAGGACCACGATAACTATGGCCCATGCAGGGAAGGAATCAttctcccccatctctccagCATGGAAATCTCCTTGTGAGCCATCTTTGTTCTGGTGTGGATGGCTCTTGTCAGGGGCTTCCGACATGATCGACCTGGTGGCTGTAAAAGAACCAACTGGCACATGACGGGAAACCTCAGTTTTATTTGGACAAGGAGAGGTAGTACTAATAGATGTGTGTCCTGTGACCTTCACTGGAGGTCTTATACTCTCTGTGGCTGCTGTGACTTTTGTTGAATTTTCTGTGTGTTTAATTGGGGATTTTATGGTCTCAGTGGCCAATGTGGTCTTTTCTTGATGTCTAGTAGATTCTGCTGGAGCTCCTGAGTTCTTGTAATGGGTCCATTTGGTCTTTCCTCCATGTTCTGTGGGCTTTGCAGGGGCTCCAGTGCTTCCCTCATGGATCGGTGTGGTCTTTCCTTCATGTCCCATGGGTTTTCCTGGGGCTCCACTGATCCTCTCATGGCCTGATGTGGTGCTTCCTCCGTGTGCTGTGGGCCTTTCTGGGGCCCCCATGGTCCTCTCGTGGCCCGACACGGTGCTTCCTCCATGTCCCGTGGGCATTTCTGGGAGCCCCGTGGTCTTCTCGTGGCCCGATGTGGTCTTTCCTCCGTGTCCTGTGGGTGTTTCTGGGGGCCCCACAGTCCACTCGTGGCCCAATGTGGTGTTTCCTCCATGTCCCGTGGGCGTTTCTGGGGGCCCTGAGGTCCTGTCGTGGCCCAACGTGGTGCTTCCCCTGTGTCCCATGGGCATTTCTGGGGCCCCCGAGGTCCTCTCGTGGGCTGACACGGTGCTTCCCCCGTGTCCCATGGGTGTTTCTGGGGCCCCCGTGGTCCTCTCATGGCCTGATGTGGTCTTTCCTCCATGTCCTGTGGGTGTTTCTGGGGGCCCCGCAGTCCACTC harbors:
- the MUCL3 gene encoding mucin-like protein 3; this encodes MAQPAHGIHSIFGLQCCFLFLLASQEADKTTEKTTQKPGKPSEQKQPTRSSHERTTGAPENPTRHGGKTTSGHEKLTGAPAKPVEHGGKTTLGHMRTAGTPEMPTGHGGSTALGHERTTGPLETPTGHGGSTTSGHKWTAGHPETPTGHGGKTTSGHERTTGAPETPTGHGGSTMSGHKRTAGAPEMPTGHGGSTALGHERTTGPLETATGHAGSTTLGHEWTAGPPETPTGHGGKTTSGHERTTGAPETPMGHGGSTVSAHERTSGAPEMPMGHRGSTTLGHDRTSGPPETPTGHGGNTTLGHEWTVGPPETPTGHGGKTTSGHEKTTGLPEMPTGHGGSTVSGHERTMGAPERPTAHGGSTTSGHERISGAPGKPMGHEGKTTPIHEGSTGAPAKPTEHGGKTKWTHYKNSGAPAESTRHQEKTTLATETIKSPIKHTENSTKVTAATESIRPPVKVTGHTSISTTSPCPNKTEVSRHVPVGSFTATRSIMSEAPDKSHPHQNKDGSQGDFHAGEMGENDSFPAWAIVIVVLLIVILLLVFLGLIFLVSYLARTRRALIQNTENNDPEDNGGPNSYPVHLMEQQTLGMAQISSP